Proteins encoded together in one Chryseobacterium taklimakanense window:
- a CDS encoding DUF4138 domain-containing protein: MKNTFFILFLIITHFLSAQTATKEQVISDLPELIVTEGVNLHIISPEPIQYVDLSTQKLTGDLPNTNIARIKITDTPANTDPKEKAKTTSLLNGDKIGIITVVGQSFIAQYKAIYRNSENKNTVTNIHIQPEEMQPIELDKTRFSNLELTKFAMDIIKKKTEENPIREQKDLKLSMQLNNVYVISDYIFLDMTFKNSSNLSYDIEDLKFSIEDKKIYKATNNQSIQMTPIFRLYAPKHFRKNFRNIYVFKKFTFPNSKVMMIRLIEEQLSGRTIEMKVNYSDILKADTF, translated from the coding sequence ATGAAAAATACATTTTTTATACTATTCTTAATCATTACCCATTTTTTATCTGCACAAACAGCTACTAAAGAACAAGTCATCTCGGATTTACCAGAATTGATCGTTACAGAGGGCGTTAACCTGCATATCATCTCACCCGAACCGATTCAATATGTGGATTTGTCCACCCAAAAACTCACGGGAGATTTGCCTAATACCAATATTGCGAGAATCAAAATCACCGATACTCCTGCCAACACCGACCCAAAGGAAAAGGCAAAAACCACCTCTTTATTGAATGGCGACAAAATAGGAATAATAACCGTTGTAGGTCAGTCTTTTATTGCCCAATACAAGGCTATTTACAGAAATTCGGAAAACAAAAACACCGTGACCAACATCCATATCCAGCCAGAAGAGATGCAGCCGATTGAACTGGACAAAACCCGTTTTTCCAACTTGGAGCTGACCAAGTTTGCGATGGACATCATAAAGAAGAAGACGGAAGAAAATCCAATCAGGGAGCAGAAAGACCTTAAACTTAGTATGCAGCTCAACAATGTGTACGTCATCAGCGACTATATCTTTCTCGATATGACCTTCAAAAACAGCTCGAACCTGAGTTACGATATCGAAGACCTTAAATTTTCCATCGAGGACAAAAAAATCTATAAGGCGACCAACAATCAAAGCATCCAAATGACACCGATTTTTAGACTTTACGCCCCGAAACATTTCAGGAAAAATTTCAGAAACATCTATGTCTTCAAAAAATTCACTTTTCCGAACAGCAAGGTGATGATGATCCGCCTGATTGAGGAACAACTCTCGGGAAGAACCATCGAGATGAAGGTGAATTATTCAGACATTTTAAAAGCAGATACATTTTAG
- the traM gene encoding conjugative transposon protein TraM, which translates to MKKINFKEKKYVMPLLALPFLLLFVYVGAQFTKEDTSKKDKPKELSLSLGETRDSIMTKNDAYDAFFKKDDNRTMLGGLDKEEDSLLSYEDQLSLDQKRKIDSLKAVSSRQNQQASKGGNSSYYNPKQQNEDKDFKRSSEIIRMLNDKSNGKQENEQLSENQKSSNQNTQQDPVKYLKQQMLVMDSLEKARDPEYQAKLLAEQKLKANKEKMDEFLNSTFNVGKSGINSEFNAFYRENENSFIKAVIDENNKGFLGSRIRFRLLEDIFVGNKKIEKGSILYGQISGFSMQRVDLKIVSVFTRGEILPVNLSIYDIDGMKGLYVPESVFRDMIREMGSNSVQGTQMDMGGQGFFTSIGSKLFTSTSKSIANLIKTNKAKLKYNSYVFLIDEKQLKDSQNQQKK; encoded by the coding sequence ATTAAGAAAATCAACTTTAAGGAAAAAAAATATGTGATGCCCCTTCTGGCATTGCCGTTCCTGCTGCTCTTTGTGTATGTAGGTGCCCAATTTACCAAAGAGGACACCTCTAAAAAGGACAAGCCGAAAGAACTTTCCCTGTCTCTGGGAGAAACACGGGACTCCATCATGACGAAGAACGATGCCTACGACGCCTTTTTCAAGAAGGACGACAACAGGACGATGCTCGGAGGATTGGACAAGGAAGAGGACAGTCTGCTCAGTTATGAAGACCAGTTGTCTTTGGACCAGAAAAGAAAGATCGATTCACTGAAGGCGGTCTCCAGCAGACAAAATCAGCAGGCGTCAAAAGGAGGCAACTCTTCCTATTACAATCCAAAACAGCAAAATGAGGACAAGGATTTCAAGAGGTCTTCTGAAATCATCCGAATGCTGAACGACAAGTCCAATGGGAAACAGGAAAATGAGCAACTTTCAGAAAATCAAAAATCTAGTAATCAAAATACCCAGCAAGACCCCGTAAAATATCTGAAACAGCAGATGCTCGTCATGGATTCCTTAGAAAAAGCGAGGGATCCCGAATACCAAGCCAAACTATTGGCGGAACAGAAACTCAAGGCAAACAAGGAAAAAATGGACGAGTTCCTCAATTCTACCTTCAATGTCGGCAAGTCGGGAATCAACAGCGAGTTCAATGCCTTCTACAGGGAAAATGAGAACAGCTTTATCAAAGCCGTCATTGATGAAAACAACAAGGGATTTCTGGGAAGCAGAATCCGGTTCCGATTATTGGAAGACATCTTCGTCGGCAACAAAAAAATTGAGAAAGGTTCCATCCTTTACGGACAAATCTCTGGATTTTCCATGCAGCGGGTTGACCTCAAGATTGTCTCGGTATTTACAAGGGGAGAAATTTTACCAGTCAACCTCTCCATCTACGACATTGACGGCATGAAGGGGCTTTATGTTCCCGAAAGCGTCTTCAGGGACATGATTCGGGAAATGGGGAGCAACTCCGTACAGGGAACACAGATGGATATGGGCGGACAGGGATTTTTCACGAGCATCGGCTCCAAACTCTTCACGTCTACATCAAAATCCATCGCCAACCTCATTAAAACCAACAAAGCCAAGCTGAAATACAACTCCTATGTATTTCTAATCGACGAAAAACAGCTTAAAGACTCACAAAACCAACAAAAAAAATAA
- the traK gene encoding conjugative transposon protein TraK, which yields MLIKNIEQRIKINKVVSLGTIAFAVIIVLAGFFFAYRMIQDSRKSIYILDNGVPVLAKQTDVLLNRPVEYKAQIELFHRLFFTLAPDDAYIKENIQKSLYLIDDSGKKEYTNLKEKGFYNQIVASSSMVSIHTDSISLNMEQQKFSFFGKQMITRKSAVITRKLITEGYFEDIIRSPNNPHGVMLKNWRIIDNEEISNQTKNSY from the coding sequence ATGCTGATCAAAAATATCGAACAAAGAATAAAAATCAACAAGGTAGTTTCGCTGGGAACAATAGCATTTGCCGTAATTATCGTATTGGCGGGCTTCTTCTTTGCCTATCGGATGATTCAGGATTCAAGAAAATCCATCTACATTTTGGACAACGGGGTTCCGGTACTGGCAAAGCAGACCGATGTCTTGTTAAACAGACCCGTAGAATACAAAGCCCAAATTGAACTGTTCCACCGACTATTTTTCACCTTGGCTCCCGATGATGCCTACATCAAGGAGAATATTCAAAAATCACTGTACCTCATTGACGACAGCGGAAAAAAAGAATACACCAATCTCAAGGAAAAAGGCTTCTACAACCAGATTGTGGCCTCCAGTTCCATGGTCAGTATTCATACGGATTCCATCTCGCTCAATATGGAGCAACAGAAATTCTCCTTTTTCGGAAAGCAGATGATTACCAGAAAGTCTGCCGTGATTACAAGAAAATTGATTACCGAAGGATACTTTGAGGACATCATCCGAAGTCCAAACAATCCGCACGGTGTGATGCTTAAAAATTGGAGGATTATCGACAACGAGGAAATCTCCAACCAAACCAAAAATTCCTATTAA
- a CDS encoding type IV secretion system protein, translated as MKRNTTPLFCLLAILLPIIGFAQTDGDYSNLLQFLKGDGAFEKWFMEVFTKLDNSVQDGAVGSALVGRAIGGLGALMYLGYMGWQMAAGDREWEITPMLKPILIGFTLVYWSGFVNLIQAPFEAIAEPGIAIFSDIESEVNDLRIQRFKKQQQLLDAVIKLKADEDAKQDVINNTGKDADDSWFDISEGLDKLIQPIKEWQLRMEFQLQKLVAEIIEFVCLSILRICVYLIFFIQKIWAYILIILGPIAVGMALVPGFENSLYSWVSKFININLYTFVAYTIINIGQQLIASGYEMEIERYDTLLTNGTITNLDALMVYVSNSGMIYNQLFTCVAYIVTGIGVLMTPTIADTIVTAGGAGAMTKMKSAAGRMASAAKTTVLAAKTGGASVAGAAAKSAASGSASGMVNSAMNNNKK; from the coding sequence ATGAAAAGAAATACTACACCCTTATTTTGCCTCTTGGCAATATTGCTGCCGATAATCGGCTTTGCCCAAACCGACGGCGACTACAGCAACCTGCTCCAATTTCTAAAGGGCGACGGCGCATTTGAGAAATGGTTTATGGAGGTCTTTACCAAACTGGACAACAGCGTTCAAGACGGTGCTGTCGGATCCGCTTTGGTTGGAAGGGCGATCGGAGGACTGGGAGCGTTGATGTATCTCGGATACATGGGTTGGCAAATGGCGGCGGGCGACCGGGAATGGGAAATCACCCCGATGCTCAAACCAATCCTCATTGGATTTACCCTGGTGTATTGGAGTGGTTTTGTCAATCTGATTCAGGCACCCTTTGAAGCCATTGCAGAACCGGGAATCGCCATTTTCAGCGACATTGAGTCCGAAGTGAATGATTTGAGGATTCAACGATTCAAGAAACAGCAGCAGCTACTCGATGCCGTCATCAAACTGAAAGCCGACGAGGATGCGAAGCAGGACGTCATCAACAACACCGGCAAAGATGCCGACGACTCTTGGTTCGACATCAGCGAGGGACTGGACAAACTCATCCAACCCATCAAGGAATGGCAGTTACGGATGGAGTTCCAGCTCCAAAAACTGGTTGCAGAAATTATCGAGTTCGTTTGCCTTTCCATCCTTCGAATCTGTGTCTACCTTATTTTCTTCATCCAAAAAATTTGGGCCTACATCCTCATTATTTTGGGGCCTATTGCGGTAGGTATGGCGCTCGTTCCAGGATTTGAAAACTCGCTGTACAGCTGGGTTTCCAAGTTCATCAACATCAACCTATACACCTTTGTAGCCTATACCATCATCAATATTGGTCAGCAACTGATCGCTTCGGGTTATGAAATGGAGATTGAGCGGTATGACACGCTTTTAACCAATGGAACCATCACCAATTTAGATGCCTTGATGGTTTATGTGAGCAATTCGGGAATGATCTACAACCAGCTCTTTACCTGTGTCGCCTATATCGTGACGGGAATCGGGGTATTGATGACGCCCACCATTGCCGACACCATTGTTACAGCGGGAGGTGCAGGTGCGATGACCAAGATGAAGAGTGCTGCTGGAAGAATGGCGAGTGCCGCTAAAACAACGGTATTGGCAGCCAAAACCGGTGGAGCTTCCGTAGCGGGAGCAGCAGCAAAATCGGCTGCATCAGGTTCCGCATCGGGAATGGTCAACAGTGCGATGAATAACAACAAAAAATAA